The segment ATACaaaatgaaattgttgaaaacaatttaaaaacttCTAAGAAAATGTAGTTGACAGATGCAAAGTCAAATTACTGAATATCTCTTCAGTACCAACATAaagattatataatataaatacaaaatagagttgttgaaaacaatataaaaacttcaagaaaatgcaattgacAGATGCAAAGTCAAACTATTGAACATCTTTGCAAAAACTGGCAATGATAGAACAAGGATTTGAACAGGTCAGAAAAAACTACGGAGAGTCCAGACTAAAGGGTCTCTATGATGCTTTGAAGGAAGCCAGtaaacaattttgacaatttgtcaTGTCAAAGTTGCTGACATACGAGGAGGATTTAAATATTTCGCTAGATCAAATgaattttttaaagaattattaATGATATATAATTTGATAAAGAAAATGAATCCAAGGTGTTAGAGACGAGAAAGGTTGAAGATAAGTATCTTGAAGTAGAGTTACAAGCAATTACAATTTTTAAAAGTATTGACAGCATGAAAGGAAAAATTTCAGAACGTTGGAAGGGCATTCCCTTGGTAGAATgtagaatgcctcaaagaaatatggtTTCATAAACGGTTCCATAGCATTAACAAACAAAATCATCAGAAACTAAAacactaaaaaaaacaaaaagcagAAAATTAGCACACACAGGCACACAGGTTAGCGCCAGAAGCATGTTTATATTCTATTCAAATAAGCCGGCCCGTCCGTCTTTTGTCTGGGACAAAATATGTCGACTTGAATGCAAAACAAATTGAAGCGTAGAGAAAACGTCGATTAGACTTTCTTGTATAAAATCAAATTCAAACTCGTTTTACAAGAAAATCGGATTCAAACTCATTTTCATGGAACCATTCAAAAGAGTTTGTCTTCACGTTCATTACTCCGTCTTTTGTCCGGAACAAAAGACTTTGACTTACCTCCCATTCCTCCAAGAAAAAGGTGAACTGCTCGTCATGAATTGAACTAGTGTTCCCATTGCCATAACCCGACACTTAAAATTAATTGATTGTGAACCTATCAAGCTTAGAAAAAACGTCGCGTATGACCGAGCTGTCAAATCATTGGTTGGTTTACATCGCTGTTTAGGTATCTTCCGCGTAGAATATTTGGAAATTTCGGAAGGTTGAAAATTGGTGCATTTCTATGGGATCTACTGCACTGCTATTAGAACTAGAAAAAAAAGATGCCATGAATATCGAAATGGCGATGAAGTATTTGGTCCTAGCAattgcttttctttttcaattaaatAGTTGCAGTTCATTAGGACAAAACGGTGGGGATACGCTTCTGCCCGGAGATTCGCTCGCTGGAAATGAGACCATAGTGTCAAAGGATGGCACGTTTGCATTGGGATTTTTCAGTCCGAGAGGGACGGATAATTGGTACATTGGCATCTGGTACGCACAAATCTCCCCGAAGGTCATAGTTTGGGTGGCTAACAGAGATAATCCTATGAGACACATGCCTGGCGTTCTGAGATTTTCCAGCAAGGGTCGACTCACACTGTTTGACAGAAAGGGCCCATCAGTATGGTCGACTGATAATGGTCTGAGAGGATGGCGGGTAGTGATAACGGACCCTGGTAATCTCATTATTCTGGGTCACGGCCACAACAAGTCTGACATTGTGTGGGAAAGTTTCGCTCATCCGACAGATACATGGTTGCCTGGCATGAAGATGTGGAAAGGCATGCGACAAACCTCGCGGAAGAGTTCTGTGGATCCTGCAGTTGGGCTTTTCTCTAATGGAATGGACATGTCCCCAGGAAGCACGCAGATGGTATTGGTCTATAACAACAGTGTCCCATATTGGTCCACCGGAGAGTGGACTGGGAGTTATTATAGAAACGCTCCGGAAGCGTTTGCTCCTAACAGATTCGAAATGTCCTGTGTGAGGATTTCTCCTTCAAGAATATACTATAATTATAGCGTATTCCGGTTTGGAACTACCCGCACTGGGCGGGTGGTGTTAGATTGGAAGGGCGGATCATATGTTTACTACTTGATGGATGATGGTAATTGGATTCAGGGATGGTCGTCATATCGAGGTCAATGTAGTGACTATAATATCTGCGGGGCTTACGGACTGTGTAATGCCAATGATGTGTGTAGTTGTATTGAGGGTTTCACACCCAAGCATTACACTCAAGGTTTGTTGTCAAGTGGGTGTGCTCGGCGAAGACCCCTGCAATGCTCTGTCACAGCGGGCACCACCGACGGCTTCTTGGAATCCAAGAATCGACAAATGCCCGAGGAAGACGCTATCTCATACAACCACGAGCAAACACTGCAAGGCTGCAGAACTGCTTGTCTCAGCAATTGCTCCTGTACAGCCTTTGCTTTCGTTACTTCTGGTGTACCAGTCTGTACACTTTGGTTTGGAGATTTATTCAAAATGTATGTTTCATCTGTCAGCCAATCCATCTTCATCAGGCTGGCTGCTTCGGAGTTGCTGCGCTTGACATCAAAGAGAAGCGGTAAAGCCCCTTTACTTTTTATTTTACTTCCTTCTGCCATGGCTGTTTTGGCTGTTTCAGCTCTCCTCTTGGCCGGATTTATCCTGTGGAAACATCGAAGGCTGCGGA is part of the Cryptomeria japonica chromosome 10, Sugi_1.0, whole genome shotgun sequence genome and harbors:
- the LOC131859199 gene encoding G-type lectin S-receptor-like serine/threonine-protein kinase At2g19130 yields the protein MAMKYLVLAIAFLFQLNSCSSLGQNGGDTLLPGDSLAGNETIVSKDGTFALGFFSPRGTDNWYIGIWYAQISPKVIVWVANRDNPMRHMPGVLRFSSKGRLTLFDRKGPSVWSTDNGLRGWRVVITDPGNLIILGHGHNKSDIVWESFAHPTDTWLPGMKMWKGMRQTSRKSSVDPAVGLFSNGMDMSPGSTQMVLVYNNSVPYWSTGEWTGSYYRNAPEAFAPNRFEMSCVRISPSRIYYNYSVFRFGTTRTGRVVLDWKGGSYVYYLMDDGNWIQGWSSYRGQCSDYNICGAYGLCNANDVCSCIEGFTPKHYTQGLLSSGCARRRPLQCSVTAGTTDGFLESKNRQMPEEDAISYNHEQTLQGCRTACLSNCSCTAFAFVTSGVPVCTLWFGDLFKMYVSSVSQSIFIRLAASELLRLTSKRSGKAPLLFILLPSAMAVLAVSALLLAGFILWKHRRLRNKRVEEDVPIMLKTFTYKELRIATENFKHKVGRGAFGSVFKGTLADNTLVAVKRLEGYARAEKQFRAEINTIGSIQHVNLVRLRGFCVEDSERLLVYSYMPNGSLDFSLFCEEGKAEKELDWKTRYEIALGIARGLVYLHEECRDCIIHCDVKPENILLDDDFSPKIADFGLAKLVGRDFSHVLTTTRGTPGYLAPEWISGLPITPKVDVYSFGMMLLEIISGRRNLDLTVEERSRLYFPTWASSQIQEGNIIGVVDARIASGANIEEVRRAAVVGVLCIQEDEDRRPSMGEVVKILEGTMEVPVEQIPRSLEVLFGES